ATCCAGAAGGATAAAATATTTTTAGGATGTTTTCCAATTACCCTTGGAGGATGCCCATGAAAAATCCCCTAAAGAGCAGGGTTGTGATACTGTCACTGGTTGCGTTCACTGCAATACTAGTCCTCTCTATTGGCCCTTGGTGGAAGGACTTAATGGGTAGCGTGAATTCTCAACCGCCAAACGTTACGGCAATATACCTTGGGGTTTCTCCACCTGCGGGTGAGTGGCAGTTCATCGTTGGGGACAGACTCCTCAGTGACTGTTCCGTTGCCTATGTCTACAACTTCACCCCGACTGGTATTCTCACGATTTACGAAATTGACGAAGGGACATTAAGGGCCCTGGGCTTCGAGGCGAACACAACCCGTTGCACGGACAACCTTGAATACGGCTATGTGGCTGTAAACATAAGCCAGAAAATTGATTCCCTCTCGATAGTCGTCTGGATCAGTAAGAGCTCCTCAAACGGCCAGGACGTTTACTTTGTGGAGCTCGGTAGCTGGAGGTTCGTCAACGGTTCCTACATCGGCTACATAGCTCCGCCCATGGACAAGAACTACATGCTCCTTAACCTCAGCGCAGTTAGGAGAATGGTAAATGAAACCGGAATCCACTACATCAATCGCCGCTGAGATACTCAAGGGTGTCCTCCACGAACTCGTTCCAGTCCTCTTCGCTTACCTCTTCAAGCCTTACGCTGAATTCCTTTCCGAGGTTCCACCTGACGGCAATTTTTCCTTTGTCCGTCTCCGCTATGACCAGCCCAAAGGGTGCATCGCCCATCCAGTGGTGCTTTGAGAACTCGATTGTGAAACCCCTCTTCTTGAGCTCCTCAAGGATTAGCTCGTAGGTCTTTGCCGGGCCGTAGGAACTCCTGGCGAACCCAATATAGGCCATTTTTACTCACCATTGTTACCTTACTGGTCGGATTTAAAACCTTTTCGGTTCCCCTAACAAAGCTTAAAAAGACTTCATCGAACTTAATCTTATGAAGCCCGAGCCACTTCCGGAGAAGGCATTAAAACTGGGAAAAAACCTGATAATAGCTGATCTGCACCTCGGTTACGAAGTTGCCATGGCCAAGGAGGGTTTTTATCTTCCCCGGGTATTTCACGAAGTTGTTGGAAATCTGAAAGACCTTATAGAGCGCGAGAGACCAAAAAGACTTATCATAAACGGCGACTTAAAACACTCCTTTATCCCTGAGTGGCGAGAGAGAGCTGAGTTGAAGGCCTTTTTTGACGAGATAGGCAATCTGGTTGGAGAGATAGTTCTCGTCAGGGGCAATCACGACGTTGGAATTCTTTGGCTTAGAGAGCTTGGCGTGGAGATAGTTGATGAGCTCGAAATCTCTGGTTGGAAGCTCGTTCATGGTCACAAACCGGTTGAGGGTGAGCGCTTTATAATCGGTCATGAGCATCCCGCTATAAGGCTCCGCGACGAAGTTGGTGCCATCCTCAAGGTTCCGGCGTTTCTCTTTGGCGAAAGGCTTATCGTTCTTCCCGCCTTCAGTCCCTGGGCGTATGGAAACGATGTCCT
This genomic interval from Thermococcus sp. contains the following:
- a CDS encoding metallophosphoesterase; protein product: MKPEPLPEKALKLGKNLIIADLHLGYEVAMAKEGFYLPRVFHEVVGNLKDLIERERPKRLIINGDLKHSFIPEWRERAELKAFFDEIGNLVGEIVLVRGNHDVGILWLRELGVEIVDELEISGWKLVHGHKPVEGERFIIGHEHPAIRLRDEVGAILKVPAFLFGERLIVLPAFSPWAYGNDVLREVVSPFLRFYREDFRVVVPVEGELLDFGRLSRLREVLKRL